A stretch of DNA from Penaeus chinensis breed Huanghai No. 1 chromosome 1, ASM1920278v2, whole genome shotgun sequence:
TGAGTTTCTAATGGAAGAAACTGTAGGTagaaatatcttttaaaaatatatattctaatgaAACAGGAATGTGGCAAGACCCTGAAATACtatcttctgtgtgtatgtagatgtgtgtttatatatatatatatatatatatatatatatacatatatagacatatgtatgtgtatatatgtatatacccatacatatatatacatatatgtatatatacacacacacacatatatatgtgtgtgtgtgtgcgtgtgcgtgcgcgtgtgcgcgtgtgcgcgtgtgcgtgtgcgtgtgtgtgtgtgtgtgtgtgtgtgtgtgtgtgtgtgtgtgtgtgtgtgtgtgtgtgtgtgtgtgtgtgtgtgtgtgtgtgtgtgtgtgtgtgtgtgtgagtacacatataCAGACCGTATGCAgagaaaagcaacaaagtcaagtGCCTAATAGGAGGACGATTTTCTAATGCCTATCTACCTGGAAGGATATAGCCGTATATCACTGGAAGAGCTCCATTACAACAATGCTGCTGTATTCACATTTAGGGAGACACTCGTGTTTAACTTTTCCTTCGACAGAAAGACAAGAAGTTAGCACCTTGGAACCCTTTGGAGAAGCCGGCATAGTGACCGGTTCTCTTTTACAGAAAAATAAGTTTCAATATTTAGATTTCATGTTAGTAAGTATTGTGTATGTCTCAATGACCATATATGCATTAAAGACAGAAAGATTTTCCCTCTTAGAAAGATTGAGAcaggatgataaatagataagtagatagacagaaaggagtTTGGGGATAACTGATCATAAATAAAGGTAGTATTATAAGCTGTCTTGGAGAGTGCGGACCTGACAAATATTCCGTTTGACATTCCCCGAGAATCAGTGAGGCTTGACCTATTTCCAAGCTCAAGGCCAATTATTACTTGATATCCCAGTGTGGTTACGATCAACAGAAATAACATATTAGTCCTCTGTATTACTAAACCTTGGTAACGATAACATGACGACAGACAGCAAATCGAGCCCCCTTGAGCAGTCAAATTCCCGTCCTCTACCGCAAAGGAATTCCATATCTGAGGTCCAGAGATTCCTCCTTAAAGATTCAGTGTCATCATTTGAGCAGGGCGTGGCTTAACCTGGCACACTTTCAGTTCACGTGTTACGTCACGTCCCTGCTCACAATAAGCACTTTGGTCCAGAAAGACATTTTTCCCGTTAATATTAATGAACATTGGCAGTTACGAAATGGGGTAATGATCAACAGTGGGATCACTCAATGCCCAGAAGAAAGCTGAGAACACCGTTGGCCGCTGGTCCGTCCTTCTCACTCTCCGTCCCTGGAAGGGGGTACTGCTGTGTACGTCGGCGGCGCCTCTCGAGGAACTCCTTCGGCTGAGGgatcagagagggaggaggaagacgaatgggagggcggggaggacgGAGGCAGGGcagaagagggagtagaagaaggCACTCTGGGAGCAGGGTAGCGCGAGACTGGGGGAGGTGGGACAGCCACAGGAGGAGGCGTGAGAGGAACTAAGGTGTTCTGCTGCGGGGAGGATCGCAGGGGCTGCAAGTCGATGGTGTTTCGGGTGGGAGGAGTTATCCTCGGCGACGGAGTCTTCGAAGGGAAGGTGAAGTCCGCCTGGGGGAAGAGATCTTCGTATTTGGGCGGGGCGtcggcggggagggaggagtacTTCGGGGGGCCCGGGGTGCGTGGGGGTGTCCTCTCCACCTCGGGGGACTCATGCTGAGGGAAAGTGTATATTGTGAAGACGGCGCGGGACTGAGGAGGCACTGTTGCTCGCTGGGTGCCGTCCACCTGGGAATACGGCTGTGGGCGCGCGGGCGTAATGGTGGGTGTAGTGTGGCGGGGAAGGATCATCTCGCCGTTGTTTTGGCGCGCCTTTTGCGAGCAGGACTGGAGGCAGCAGCGGTAGCAGATGCAGCGCAGGATCACCGCCGCCAAGATGCACACTGCCAGGAAGACAGCCAGGAAGAAGCCGTCCATCGCGCTGAACCTGAGGAAGAGAACGAAATTGAGTGAGAAGAACATAAACAGACTAAGAACTACGTGCGGATATTCACAACGTTGCCATATTGTGTATTATCCATATCTGCAGTAATAatgaagcttaaaaaaaaaaaacaaaaaaaaaacagacaaattcaCCACAGGGAACAAGATTTAAACccacacaaaataacacaattATAAATAGATCATTAAGTAGCACAGAAAATTTAACGTAACCTCCAGGATAAACCAGAAAAGCGATGTTCAGATTCCACTTTTTTTACAGCATTTCctttatcataattgtatttatgtaaacacagtcGAACTGCTGAGAGGATGCAGCCTAAGCCTCAGATAAAACCTGTTCGGAACACACATAGATGATCGGACTTTGAGGACTTACAATATGGTGTTTGGTATAGTCTAAATGCAAGAATGGCAGTGAATACGATTATGTTCTTTATTAAACATATAAACCAAATGAACAATCAGGTTCTGGAAAGATCACGTACTGGTATTTTAGCTTCATTTCTAAGTAAACACAATTTGCTGTTTGCTATTTACTTACGATATCAAGAACTGAAGATGCAAACAATTCTCTAAATCAGTCAGACGTTAGAATCCCGCCAGTTTCCTTATACAACGTCTTCTCCGATGAAATCCACAAAAAAAGGTATCCAGAAAATACACTTAATATCTAGGCACTGCTTCCCGCCGACGATGGCACTGAACAGAAGAAGACTGGCGCTAAAACCCGACCAAGATCTACGCGTAAAATTTTGTTCACTAACGAACGCACAAACCTGCCGTTGCAATCGCCGCATTACGACATGGGACAGCCCGAGTCAAGTCCAGACCTTCGGATCCCTCCTAAATGCTAAGGTATATTTGAGATTTCGGATAAGACTGTTTGATCATGGTACGTTGACTGCACCATAAGACTGGAATGTAAGAACAAAATAAGATTGAAAAGTTAGAATAAACACTAGTATAGTGATAGCCTCTACTATTATAAACAAGTAGTGTGagtcagagaagaaaaaaaggtgtcGATTTATTGCTCTTGCGTAAATCAGGTCGCCCTCGGTATATGGGTAATTTGTAATTATATTCGAATAGATAGTTTTCCTTTACTGTCTGAATATACTTCGTTAGATTATCGATCACCTATATTATAATCGAATTAATTTCAAAATAGAACACACAAATAAGAGCACGTTCAGAGCGGGGCGCAAAAACTAGCCGAACCGCGTcggaaacacaaaaaaaaatccgggGATTTTACCGCCAACGTTTGCAGGGTCGCCAACATAACGGCGCCATTATTGCACAGCCGAACAATCCTAATTTTTTGACACAGTTTTAAGAATACCACTGTCCTGTCAGAGATTTGTATTTCCAGTTGATAACTGTCACGATTCTGAGGCTTACGAAACGCtacgatatcattataatttattcagGATGACCAACCTCTCCAGCGTTACTCCACCCTCTAAAAAACAAGATTGTATAAATTAAACGTTTCAAAACCATCGACTTTCGAAACTAATTTCGTATGtctgaaaataacaaaacaattactGACCATACTCTAGCCAATCACTGGTACTTAACGAAACTTACGGAACGTAAATTCAAGAGAACATATATATGACTTACGGATGAATTTTATAAATGACTGACGCCGAAAAGCCACCagtcatattaatatatttaatcttGGTTGATTGGATTTTTTAAATTGGGTCAGATATATAATCCATGTAAGAAATTAGGTGTGTCTGTCTGCTGGTGTTGTGTGCATCCGTGCGTTTGAAGTTTCATATTGTGTATCCAAGCAGCAAGTTTTTTTTGTGAGTGCTTATGAACATGGGCTAaatctgctttttttttatacaatccaAAATAACATAGTTTACGCGTCTGTAGCTGATCATGACCATTAACAGAAAACGAACCCATGTGATTTCTTGGGTAAActtaagtaacacacacacacacacacacacacacacatacacacacacacacacacacacacacacacacacacacacacacacacacacacacacacacacacacacacacacacacacacacacacacacacacgcacacacacacacacacgcacacacacacacacacacacacacacacacatatacacatacacacatacacacacacacacatatatatgtatatatatacatatttatatatcatatttacatataaaatatttttatatatatgtatgcacaaacacacacactcactcactcactcactcactcacccactcactcactcgctcgctcgctcactcactcacacacacaaacacacacacacacacacacatataatatatatatatatatatatatacacatatatatatatatctatatatatatatatagatatatacatgtatatatatgtacatatatatatatatatatatatatatatatatatatatatatatatatatatatatataaatgaatatatatatacacatatacatatatacatatgattaaaggagagagaaagagaaatttcaATTCTATGAGATCAGAGCAAGCAAGCTTCTCCCGAGCATCACACATACGCATTCAAACATCTCGCCAACATGCGCAACGAATCCAAAACATGCGCCTTAAATCAAAATCATAACAAGAGGAATGAAAGAACCGAAAACCGTTTTACTAATTTCGCAATCGCTTGGGATTCTCTAGGATTTCTCTCGCAGCCGAAATTTTCCGCGCGAGGAAATCCCAGGGTCCTCATAGAAGGAAGGCTCTGACCGGCCGGCGAAGAGAGGGCAAAAAGTCGTCCTTTTCTCGACCGTCTGGCAGGATCTGTGGTCTTCCTTCCTGTCCGGACAAGGGTAAAAACTTGtagatgtaagaaaaaaaaaaaaaaaaaaaaaattgtatatttgAAGTCCCTTACTCAGCATATCCTCCTTTTCGTTAACCCCTGTCGTGGAAATTTTGTCTTTacacttggaggaggaggaggaggagggggggggggtgagaagaaggaggagaagggggagaaggaggaggaggaggagaaggaggaggaggaggagcaggaggagaaggaggaagaggaggaggacaacgacattgggatatatatgtctatatgtctctctctctctctctctctctctctctctctctctctctctctctctttctttctttctttctttctttctttctttctttccttctttctttctctctcacgctctctctctctctctctctctctctctctctctctctctctctctctctctctctatatatatatatatatatatatatatatacatacatatatatatatatacatatatatatatatatatataaatctctctctctctctctctctctctatatatatatatatatatatatatatatatatatatatatatacacacacatgtgtgtgtgtgtgtgtgtgtgtgtgtgtgtgtgtgtgtgtgtgtgtgtgtgtgtgtgtgtgtgtgtgtgtgtgtgtgtgtgtgtgtgtgtgtgtgtgtacatacatatatatagacatatatatatatatatatatatatatatatatatgtgagtgcgtgtatatatatatatatatatatatatatatatatatataatatatatgcatgtatgtatatatgtatatatgtacatatgtatatatgcataaatatgtatttatatatatatgtatatatatgtatatatgtatatatgtatatatatacatatatatatacacacacacacatatatatatatatatatatatatatatatatatatatatatatatatatatttgacggaATGGAAATTCATGATAAATTTCGTCttccgtgtttgtgtttgaatataaTCACCCATTTTTACCCCCGAACGCATGCACAATCACGCGCCCCAAGTTTAGCAACTGCACTATCTTCAGTATCGATTATAATAAGTCCAATGCTGTCAGCGTATGTCAGACAGTGTTTCCGCATTGCCCGGTACGTTAGAACATATCCAATGTCACAGTAGAAGAGACTGTCTTCAGTGTACATTTCAGAATTATCAGTATCTACCAGCTTATTAATCCCAGCATTTTAGAGTGTCCAATTTAAAGTAcaacttcattattattcatattattattattatcattatttctattttcatcattatttttattattattattattattattattattattattattattattattattattattattattattattattattattattattattaccatcatcatcattagcattttcgtcattatcatcatcgccgtcatcaccttttttataattaccatcattatttcattgctgtttttatcaatgttgatatcatcatcattatcgtttaaatatcttatcttattatacatatactcgaTCCTTTTTGCAAAAGAGGCATTGTCATAGCCCAAGGTCACAGCGCAAAAGGCAACACCTGCACCTGGATTTCCATCTCTACTCCAGACGACTTCCTCTCTCGCTAAACTCCGTCGAAACTCAGAAAagtaaaaactggcaactcagtcGCCAAGTTTCTCTTTTGAgaacaaagataacaaagataataatattgatagtgataagaatggtgataataataataatgacaatactaatactagtactgatggtgacgataaaaaatggtaatagtagcaataaaaatcataaaaatagtataataggaacaacattaaaaacaccaacagcaaaagtgataacaataataatggtgttgataataatgataataataataacgaaaacaataaaattattaaggagtatacagtatatttaccatattttcattaattctatATACTGTTATTGCATTATCAGGTTGCAAGTCATTAGGGTATCAATAACCTAACTGTAATTTGATCAATATTCCTAAAGTATTGTAAAATAATTATACACATTCTTAAGGTTTATTTAACATACGGTTGTTTCTGCATTTATAAGCAAGTAACCTAGTACGAGCTTGGTCTTATTCCGCCatataatcggtcactttgccatagtTGTTCgcgtgaacactgtgaccctcgcctcgtgcaGTGCCAAGCTTAAACAAACTCCGTCTCCGTGGTGCCTGGGCCGATTGGTACGCTCGCAGGGACGTGGATACTTTTGTACTTTTGTAAATATGTAAGGTAAGGATCcttcattgataataacaataacaacaacaacaacaatactactactactaataataataataataataataataatgataataataataacaacaaagcaacaataataataacaaatataagaataatgataataatactaataataacaataaaataatgataataacaataacaatgactgtaacaaaaacaataacaacgacaataacaatcacaaaacactgacaataataagaaaaggt
This window harbors:
- the LOC125029209 gene encoding extensin-like isoform X2; the encoded protein is MDGFFLAVFLAVCILAAVILRCICYRCCLQSCSQKARQNNGEMILPRHTTPTITPARPQPYSQVDGTQRATVPPQSRAVFTIYTFPQHESPEVERTPPRTPGPPKYSSLPADAPPKYEDLFPQADFTFPSKTPSPRITPPTRNTIDLQPLRSSPQQNTLVPLTPPPVAVPPPPVSRYPAPRVPSSTPSSALPPSSPPSHSSSSSLSDPSAEGVPREAPPTYTAVPPSRDGE
- the LOC125029209 gene encoding extensin-like isoform X1, encoding MGFSAMDGFFLAVFLAVCILAAVILRCICYRCCLQSCSQKARQNNGEMILPRHTTPTITPARPQPYSQVDGTQRATVPPQSRAVFTIYTFPQHESPEVERTPPRTPGPPKYSSLPADAPPKYEDLFPQADFTFPSKTPSPRITPPTRNTIDLQPLRSSPQQNTLVPLTPPPVAVPPPPVSRYPAPRVPSSTPSSALPPSSPPSHSSSSSLSDPSAEGVPREAPPTYTAVPPSRDGE